The following coding sequences lie in one Cloeon dipterum chromosome 1, ieCloDipt1.1, whole genome shotgun sequence genomic window:
- the l(3)80Fg gene encoding dnaJ homolog subfamily C member 16 isoform X2 produces MKWKNWFFLTCSLLALGLALGLRKDPYEILGVKRSAASQEIRKAFKHLAKEWHPDKNSNPEAENKFVEITEAYELLMDPERRKKFDSFGITEDAPAFTNKPDYSQYRRFDPLDDLFGFQGSSFRFHYQDRDITIFHKLSVTTKAYENHLVPKSYRTPYLILFYSDWCFACLQMEPIWRRIMEELEPIGVGVATVHSENEPLLVKKVGVSSLPLMVLLMDGKAMHYKESLFSVQKVVEFVRSKFPYKLVQPVNDENIEMFLNSWTDNRVRILICENHDSVRLRYILMAYYYRDRVAFGFVQVKSLHAKEVVQRFKVPLDKDTLLLFNENTERPVASLSMPDIPVKTMHDIISNNKYLLLPRLSSQAMFDALCPPDSARPRKRLCVILVSQNTPYHDEPRQVLRQFAQETSYSTERVRFMYIFKERQTDFISALTSGQNSPPEPTLHVVIIWRCDSKRIKYDWLPEDWGNSEQPQWNATRERLSTTIQRLLQSADALSYEAIVQELIDEHAQGMVGRILNKIFVASEYLRDNVTKEQLLPALSVVGTVLFIVVAGYFMAYLVRLEEEKIAKSSSNGMSGGKLNNTQQQLKLHELRPETYNGMVRLLKPGCRTIVLLVDQESRKELLIKFHKTVWPYRKNKTLMFGYLNLEKGLEWYKRLLMLSLPEPRDLNINPKNCIGTVISLNGHRKYFCMYHAKHPESMKGKGSKRMAKMTKRISNYEAGTNGAFMGFETSESEDTENSDLEQGPPVKNGVNSDRYSNVVFKENLLDGLANWLDRLFEGSTYRYYINYWPDFPN; encoded by the exons ATGAAGTGGAAGAATTGGTTCTTTTTGACCTGCTCCTTGCTGGCCTTGGGTCTCGCCCTCGGACTCCGGAAGGACCCGTACGAGATTCTGGGCGTCAAGAGGTCTGCTGCCAGCCAGGAAATTAGAAAAGCTTTCAAGCATTTGGCGAAGGAATGGCACCCGGACAAGAACAGCAACCCTgaggctgaaaataaattcgtggAAATCACGGAAGCTTACGAg CTCCTGATGGACCcagaaagaaggaaaaagtTTGACAGTTTCGGTATAACTGAAGACGCCCCAGCCTTTACCAACAAGCCTGATTACAGCCAGTACAGGAGGTTCGATCCTTTGGACGACCTCTTCGGTTTCCAGGGTAGCTCCTTCCGCTTTCATTATCAAGACAGAGACATAACCATCTTCCACAAACTCAGTGTCACAACCAA AGCGTACGAGAACCACTTGGTCCCCAAAAGCTACCGCACGCCGTACTTGATCTTGTTTTATTCCGACTGGTGCTTCGCGTGTTTGCAAATGGAACCGATCTGGAGAAGAATCATGGAAGAACTGGAGCCTATCGGGGTTGGCGTCGCCACCGTCCATTCTGAGAACGAACCTCTGCTGGTGAAAAAGGTCGGGGTCAGCTCGTTGCCTCTGATGGTTCTCCTGATGGACGGCAAGGCCATGCACTACAAGGAGTCGCTCTTCAGCGTCCAGAAAGTAGTTG aattcgTGAGGAGCAAGTTCCCGTACAAGCTGGTGCAGCCGGTCAATGATGAGAACATTGAAATGTTCCTCAACTCGTGGACCGACAATCGGGTGAGGATTCTCATCTGCGAAAATCATGATTCTGTGCGGCTCCGTTACATTCTGATGGCTTATTACTACAGAGACAGAGTGGCCTTTGG ATTCGTCCAAGTCAAGTCGTTGCATGCCAAGGAGGTGGTCCAGCGATTCAAGGTGCCGCTGGATAAAGACACCTTGCTGCTGTTCAACGAGAACACCGAGCGACCTGTGGCCAGTCTGAGCATGCCAGACATTCCGGTCAAAACCATGCACGACATCATCAGCAACAACAAATACCTCTTATTGCCCAGACTCTCGTCTCAGGCAATGTTTGATGCGTTGTGCCCGCCTGACTCAGCGCGGCCGCGCAAAAGGCTGTGCGTCATTTTGGTCTCGCAAAATACTCCTTACCACGATGAGCCTCGACAAGTCCTTCGCCAGTTTGCCCAGGAAACTTCCTACAGCACCGAGAGAGTTCGATTCATGTACATCTTCAAGGAGAGACAAACTGACTTCATCAGCGCGTTGACATCTG gcCAAAACAGTCCTCCTGAGCCGACTCTTCACGTTGTCATCATCTGGCGGTGCGACTCAAAACGCATCAAGTACGACTGGCTGCCTGAGGACTGGGGCAACTCTGAACAACCGCAATGGAACGCGACAAGAGAGCGGCTCAGCACGACCATCCAGCGCCTCTTGCAGTCTGCCGACGCGCTCAGCTACGAGGCCATAGTGCAG GAGCTTATTGATGAGCATGCGCAGGGAATGGTCGGACGCATTCTGAACAAAATCTTTGTGGCTTCTGAGTATTTGAGGGACAACGTGACTAAGGAGCAACTGCTGCCCGCGCTCTCTGTCGTCGGCACTGTTCTGTTCATTGTTGTCGCCGGCTACTTCATGGCCTACCTTGT ACGTCTTGAGGAGGAAAAAATCGCAAAGAGCAGCTCGAACGGCATGTCCGGCGGCAAGTTAAACAACACGCAGCAGCAACTGAAGCTTCACGAGCTGCGGCCAGAGACCTACAACGGCATGGTGCGCCTCCTGAAGCCTGGCTGCAGAACCATCGTGCTGCTGGTGGACCAAGAGTCGCGCAAGGAGCTGCTGATCAAGTTCCACAAAACCGTTTGGCCGTACAGAAA GAACAAGACGCTCATGTTTGGCTACCTGAACCTTGAGAAGGGCCTCGAGTGGTACAAGCGGCTGCTGATGCTGAGCTTGCCTGAGCCGCGAGACCTGAACATCAACCCGAAAAACTGCATTGGAACCGTCATTTCGCTGAACGGACACCGCAAGTACTTCTGCATGTACCACGCCAAGCACCCTGAGAGCATGAAGGGCAAAGGATCAAAG CGCATGGCTAAAATGACCAAACGAATCAGCAACTACGAAGCTGGAACAAACGGGGCGTTCATGGGCTTTGAAACCTCGGAGTCTGAAGACACAGAAAACTCTGATTTGGAGCAAGGACCCCCAGTGAAAAAT GGAGTGAACAGCGACAGATACAGCAACGTGGtattcaaggaaaatttacTGGATGGCCTAGCGAATTGGCTTGACCGTCTCTTCGAAGGCAGCACATATCGCTACTACATCAATTACTGGCCGGATTTTCCCAACTAA
- the l(3)80Fg gene encoding dnaJ homolog subfamily C member 16 isoform X1: protein MKWKNWFFLTCSLLALGLALGLRKDPYEILGVKRSAASQEIRKAFKHLAKEWHPDKNSNPEAENKFVEITEAYELLMDPERRKKFDSFGITEDAPAFTNKPDYSQYRRFDPLDDLFGFQGSSFRFHYQDRDITIFHKLSVTTKAYENHLVPKSYRTPYLILFYSDWCFACLQMEPIWRRIMEELEPIGVGVATVHSENEPLLVKKVGVSSLPLMVLLMDGKAMHYKESLFSVQKVVEFVRSKFPYKLVQPVNDENIEMFLNSWTDNRVRILICENHDSVRLRYILMAYYYRDRVAFGFVQVKSLHAKEVVQRFKVPLDKDTLLLFNENTERPVASLSMPDIPVKTMHDIISNNKYLLLPRLSSQAMFDALCPPDSARPRKRLCVILVSQNTPYHDEPRQVLRQFAQETSYSTERVRFMYIFKERQTDFISALTSGQNSPPEPTLHVVIIWRCDSKRIKYDWLPEDWGNSEQPQWNATRERLSTTIQRLLQSADALSYEAIVQELIDEHAQGMVGRILNKIFVASEYLRDNVTKEQLLPALSVVGTVLFIVVAGYFMAYLVRLEEEKIAKSSSNGMSGGKLNNTQQQLKLHELRPETYNGMVRLLKPGCRTIVLLVDQESRKELLIKFHKTVWPYRNLSGRNKTLMFGYLNLEKGLEWYKRLLMLSLPEPRDLNINPKNCIGTVISLNGHRKYFCMYHAKHPESMKGKGSKRMAKMTKRISNYEAGTNGAFMGFETSESEDTENSDLEQGPPVKNGVNSDRYSNVVFKENLLDGLANWLDRLFEGSTYRYYINYWPDFPN, encoded by the exons ATGAAGTGGAAGAATTGGTTCTTTTTGACCTGCTCCTTGCTGGCCTTGGGTCTCGCCCTCGGACTCCGGAAGGACCCGTACGAGATTCTGGGCGTCAAGAGGTCTGCTGCCAGCCAGGAAATTAGAAAAGCTTTCAAGCATTTGGCGAAGGAATGGCACCCGGACAAGAACAGCAACCCTgaggctgaaaataaattcgtggAAATCACGGAAGCTTACGAg CTCCTGATGGACCcagaaagaaggaaaaagtTTGACAGTTTCGGTATAACTGAAGACGCCCCAGCCTTTACCAACAAGCCTGATTACAGCCAGTACAGGAGGTTCGATCCTTTGGACGACCTCTTCGGTTTCCAGGGTAGCTCCTTCCGCTTTCATTATCAAGACAGAGACATAACCATCTTCCACAAACTCAGTGTCACAACCAA AGCGTACGAGAACCACTTGGTCCCCAAAAGCTACCGCACGCCGTACTTGATCTTGTTTTATTCCGACTGGTGCTTCGCGTGTTTGCAAATGGAACCGATCTGGAGAAGAATCATGGAAGAACTGGAGCCTATCGGGGTTGGCGTCGCCACCGTCCATTCTGAGAACGAACCTCTGCTGGTGAAAAAGGTCGGGGTCAGCTCGTTGCCTCTGATGGTTCTCCTGATGGACGGCAAGGCCATGCACTACAAGGAGTCGCTCTTCAGCGTCCAGAAAGTAGTTG aattcgTGAGGAGCAAGTTCCCGTACAAGCTGGTGCAGCCGGTCAATGATGAGAACATTGAAATGTTCCTCAACTCGTGGACCGACAATCGGGTGAGGATTCTCATCTGCGAAAATCATGATTCTGTGCGGCTCCGTTACATTCTGATGGCTTATTACTACAGAGACAGAGTGGCCTTTGG ATTCGTCCAAGTCAAGTCGTTGCATGCCAAGGAGGTGGTCCAGCGATTCAAGGTGCCGCTGGATAAAGACACCTTGCTGCTGTTCAACGAGAACACCGAGCGACCTGTGGCCAGTCTGAGCATGCCAGACATTCCGGTCAAAACCATGCACGACATCATCAGCAACAACAAATACCTCTTATTGCCCAGACTCTCGTCTCAGGCAATGTTTGATGCGTTGTGCCCGCCTGACTCAGCGCGGCCGCGCAAAAGGCTGTGCGTCATTTTGGTCTCGCAAAATACTCCTTACCACGATGAGCCTCGACAAGTCCTTCGCCAGTTTGCCCAGGAAACTTCCTACAGCACCGAGAGAGTTCGATTCATGTACATCTTCAAGGAGAGACAAACTGACTTCATCAGCGCGTTGACATCTG gcCAAAACAGTCCTCCTGAGCCGACTCTTCACGTTGTCATCATCTGGCGGTGCGACTCAAAACGCATCAAGTACGACTGGCTGCCTGAGGACTGGGGCAACTCTGAACAACCGCAATGGAACGCGACAAGAGAGCGGCTCAGCACGACCATCCAGCGCCTCTTGCAGTCTGCCGACGCGCTCAGCTACGAGGCCATAGTGCAG GAGCTTATTGATGAGCATGCGCAGGGAATGGTCGGACGCATTCTGAACAAAATCTTTGTGGCTTCTGAGTATTTGAGGGACAACGTGACTAAGGAGCAACTGCTGCCCGCGCTCTCTGTCGTCGGCACTGTTCTGTTCATTGTTGTCGCCGGCTACTTCATGGCCTACCTTGT ACGTCTTGAGGAGGAAAAAATCGCAAAGAGCAGCTCGAACGGCATGTCCGGCGGCAAGTTAAACAACACGCAGCAGCAACTGAAGCTTCACGAGCTGCGGCCAGAGACCTACAACGGCATGGTGCGCCTCCTGAAGCCTGGCTGCAGAACCATCGTGCTGCTGGTGGACCAAGAGTCGCGCAAGGAGCTGCTGATCAAGTTCCACAAAACCGTTTGGCCGTACAGAAA TCTGTCTGGCAGGAACAAGACGCTCATGTTTGGCTACCTGAACCTTGAGAAGGGCCTCGAGTGGTACAAGCGGCTGCTGATGCTGAGCTTGCCTGAGCCGCGAGACCTGAACATCAACCCGAAAAACTGCATTGGAACCGTCATTTCGCTGAACGGACACCGCAAGTACTTCTGCATGTACCACGCCAAGCACCCTGAGAGCATGAAGGGCAAAGGATCAAAG CGCATGGCTAAAATGACCAAACGAATCAGCAACTACGAAGCTGGAACAAACGGGGCGTTCATGGGCTTTGAAACCTCGGAGTCTGAAGACACAGAAAACTCTGATTTGGAGCAAGGACCCCCAGTGAAAAAT GGAGTGAACAGCGACAGATACAGCAACGTGGtattcaaggaaaatttacTGGATGGCCTAGCGAATTGGCTTGACCGTCTCTTCGAAGGCAGCACATATCGCTACTACATCAATTACTGGCCGGATTTTCCCAACTAA
- the LOC135947121 gene encoding MICOS complex subunit Mic10-like isoform X2 has protein sequence MAPVTMPTPELDFGKSAENCVTDGLIKFGGGLALGSVFSLLFFKRRRWPIILGGGFGIGIAWANCSKDFNRLTASSRPKAV, from the exons ATGGCACCTGTCACCATGCCGACCCCAGAGCTGGATTTCGGAAAAAGCGCCGAAAACTGCGTTACTGACGGCCTGATCAAATTCG GAGGAGGCCTCGCACTTGGTTCTGTCTTTTCACTCCTATTTTTCAAGC gaCGACGCTGGCCAATCATTCTCGGCGGAGGTTTCGGAATCGGAATAGCCTGGGCCAACTGCTCCAAGGATTTCAACAGATTAACAGCATCCAGTAGACCGAAG GCAGTCTAG
- the LOC135947121 gene encoding MICOS complex subunit Mic10-like isoform X1 — MAPVTMPTPELDFGKSAENCVTDGLIKFGGGLALGSVFSLLFFKRRRWPIILGGGFGIGIAWANCSKDFNRLTASSRPKVQ; from the exons ATGGCACCTGTCACCATGCCGACCCCAGAGCTGGATTTCGGAAAAAGCGCCGAAAACTGCGTTACTGACGGCCTGATCAAATTCG GAGGAGGCCTCGCACTTGGTTCTGTCTTTTCACTCCTATTTTTCAAGC gaCGACGCTGGCCAATCATTCTCGGCGGAGGTTTCGGAATCGGAATAGCCTGGGCCAACTGCTCCAAGGATTTCAACAGATTAACAGCATCCAGTAGACCGAAGGTCCAGTAA
- the LOC135947113 gene encoding succinate dehydrogenase [ubiquinone] iron-sulfur subunit, mitochondrial-like, with product MASEMLLQKACRGLALQARGIHVSAAASSAARTKKFQIYRWNPDKPNEKPSMQEYAVDLNKCGPMVLDALIKIKNEVDPTLTFRRSCREGICGSCSMNIGGVNTLACITKIDDNLSKPAKVYPLPHMYVVKDLVPDMNNFYEQYRSIQPWLQRKDESRKGSQQYLQSVEDRQKLDGLYECILCACCSTSCPSYWWNGNKYLGPAVLMQAYRWIIDSRDEVTAERLDRLKDPFSVYRCHTIMNCTRTCPKGLNPGKAIAEIKKLLAGISKKGTPGLDTTALQRQ from the exons ATGGCTAGCGAAATGCTGCTGCAAAAAGCTTGCCGTGGATTAGCTCTTCAG gctCGAGGAATTCACGTTTCGGCCGCTGCGAGTTCTGCCGCCCGTACAAAAAAGTTCCAAATCTATCGATGGAACCCGGACAAGCCGAACGAAAAGCCTTCCATGCAAGAGTACGCCGTGGACCTCaacaa GTGTGGTCCAATGGTCTTGGACGccctgattaaaataaaaaacgaggTCGATCCCACCCTGACCTTCCGCAGGTCGTGTCGTGAGGGCATTTGCGGCTCTTGCTCGATGAACATCGGCGGAGTCAACACCCTCGCCTGCATCAC CAAAATCGACGACAACCTGTCCAAGCCCGCCAAGGTGTACCCTCTGCCGCACATGTACGTGGTCAAGGACCTGGTGCCTGACATGAACAACTTCTACGAGCAGTACAGGTCCATTCAGCCCTGGCTGCAGCGCAAGGACGAATCTCGAAAGGGCAGCCAGCAGTACCTGCAGAGCGTGGAGGACCGGCAGAAACTG GATGGACTGTATGAGTGCATTCTGTGCGCTTGCTGCAGCACATCGTGCCCTTCGTACTGGTGGAATGGAAACAAGTATCTCGGCCCTGCTGTGCTCATGCAG GCCTACCGGTGGATCATTGACTCGAGAGATGAGGTGACTGCCGAGCGCCTCGACCGGCTCAAGGACCCCTTCTCCGTGTACAGGTGTCACACCATCATGAACTGCACGAGAACTTGCCCGAAG GGACTGAACCCTGGCAAGGCGATCGCGGAGATCAAGAAGCTCTTGGCCGGAATCAGCAAGAAGGGTACCCCCGGCTTGGACACGACTGCGTTGCAACGACAGTAA